In a single window of the Eleginops maclovinus isolate JMC-PN-2008 ecotype Puerto Natales chromosome 6, JC_Emac_rtc_rv5, whole genome shotgun sequence genome:
- the pif1 gene encoding LOW QUALITY PROTEIN: ATP-dependent DNA helicase PIF1 (The sequence of the model RefSeq protein was modified relative to this genomic sequence to represent the inferred CDS: inserted 1 base in 1 codon) — translation MFAGEDGAQLQCCLTVEQLNSSGEATRRQVIRKASVMLGRNEFQEIIIRVHDGKISQNYPLKDFKLFTKFARDGKCTVKMLPENTQLLFSNCPPDRLNLFLKTLSIKHQAQLSSKPLTDREKLKAGLPRSFEAISPLQQKDIQKVNDLRNKEAPKGLADRTNXTAVAGSGKQVKRSRSDTNFSPVKANPSKKPILSLPSRKLNKEQAAVLSAVLSGKNVFFTGSAGTGKSFLLKRIMGSLPPKSTFATASTGVAACHIGGTTLHNFAGIGSGSAPLVQCIELAQRPGVLQHWTTCRHLIIDEVSMVEAQFFDKLESVARSVRRSTAPFGGIQLIICGDFLQLPPVSKGKEKASFCFQARSWRKVIQVNMELMEVRRQTDQSFISLLQKVRVGRVTEEVTAKLMESAYHRIEKEGILATRLCTHKDDVELTNDNKLQQLPGSVRVFEALDSDPALVKTIDAHSPVSRLIQLKVGAQVMLTKNLDVARGLVNGARGVVVAFENGKHGLPRVHFLCGVTEVLKLERWVFKSGGGIHLSRQQLPLKLAWAISIHKSQGMTLDCVEISLARVFESGQAYVALSRAQSLEGLRVMDFDPRVVRADPDVLVFYNKLRKERLLMQASMDDFLGNSNQENSW, via the exons ATGTTTGCTGGGGAGGACGGTGCCCAGCTGCAGTGCTGTCTGACGGTGGAGCAGCTGAACTCCTCCGGGGAGGCCACCCGCAGGCAGGTCATCCGCAAAGCCTCTGTTATGCTGGGCAGGAATGAGTTCCAGGAGATAATCATTCGGGTCCACGACGGAAAAATCTCCCAAAATTACCCTCTAAAAGACTTCAAACTTTTTACAAAATTCGCCAGGGATGGGAAGTGCACGGTTAAAATGCTCCCTGAGAACACACAGCTGCTCTTCTCTAACTGTCCCCCTGACCGGCTGAACCTCTTCCTCAAAACGCTGAGCATCAAACACCAGGCCCAGCTGAGTAGCAAACCTCTGACAGACCGAGAGAAGCTCAAAGCCGGCCTGCCCCGAAGCTTCGAGGCCATCAGCCCCCTGCAGCAAAAGGACATCCAGAAGGTGAATGATCTAAGGAATAAAGAGGCTCCCAAAGGACTGGCAGACCGCACCA AGACCGCTGTAGCAGGGTCAGGAAAGCAGGTCAAAAGGTCGAGGAGTGACACTAACTTCAGCCCT GTAAAGGCCAACCCGAGCAAAAAGCCCATCCTGTCTCTCCCATCACGTAAGCTGAATAAAGAGCAGGCCGCTGTCCTTAGTGCTGTGCTGAGTGGAAAGAATGTCTTCTTCACTGGAAGTGCAG GTACAGGAAAATCCTTCTTACTAAAGAGAATCATGGGATCTCTTCCTCCGAAGAGCACATTTGCCACAGCCAGCACAGGAGTGGCGGCGTGTCACATTGGAGGAACGACGTTGCACAACTTCGCTG GTATTGGCTCCGGCTCGGCCCCGCTGGTGCAGTGCATTGAGCTGGCTCAGAGGCCTggggtgctgcagcactggACCACCTGTCGCCACCTCATCATCGACGAGGTCTCCATGGTGGAGGCCCAGTTTTTCGACAAGCTCGAGTCTGTGGCAAG GTCGGTGAGGAGGTCGACTGCACCGTTTGGAGGCATTCAGCTGATCATCTGTGGCGACTTCCTGCAGCTGCCTCCTGTTTCCAAGGGAAAGGAAAAGGCCAGCTTCTGCTTCCAG GCCAGGAGTTGGCGTAAGGTGATCCAGGTCAACATGGAGCTGATGGAGGTGCGGCGGCAAACTGACCAGTCCTTCATCTCCCTCCTGCAAAAAGTGAGAGTGGGCAG GGTGACGGAGGAAGTCACGGCGAAGCTGATGGAAAGCGCCTACCATCGCATCGAGAAGGAAGGCATTCTGGCGACCAGGCTGTGCACGCACAAGGATGACGTGGAGCTCACAAACGACAACAAACTCCAGCAGCTGCCGG GTTCAGTGCGTGTGTTTGAGGCACTTGACAGCGACCCCGCCCTGGTGAAGACGATAGATGCTCACAGCCCCGTCAGCAGACTGATCCAACTCAAAGTGGGAGCCCAG GTCATGCTGACAAAGAACCTGGATGTCGCTCGAGGTCTGGTGAACGGAGCACGAGGTGTTGTTGTGGCCTTTGAGAATGGAAAACATG GACTCCCACGTGTCCATTTCCTGTGTGGCGTCACAGAAGTGCTGAAGCTTGAGCGCTGGGTGTTCAAGTCGGGTGGAGGGATCCACCTGAGTCGACAGCAGCTACCTCTCAAACTGGCCTGGGCCATCTCCATCCACAAGAGCCAG GGAATGACACTTGACTGCGTGGAGATCTCGCTGGCACGCGTCTTTGAAAGTGGCCAGGCTTACGTTGCCTTGTCTCGGGCTCAGAGCCTGGAGGGTCTGCGAGTCATGGACTTCGACCCCCGTGTGGTCAGGGCGGATCCAGATGTTCTTGTCTT